From Oryza sativa Japonica Group chromosome 4, ASM3414082v1, one genomic window encodes:
- the LOC4337284 gene encoding V-type proton ATPase subunit e1 has product MGFWVTTLIFLLAGFVASLFSLLCCNRGPSTNLFHLTLVITATVCCWMMWAIVYLAQLKPLINPILSGE; this is encoded by the exons ATGGGGTTCTGGGTGACCACgctcatcttcctcctcgccggcttcgTCGCCTCCCTCTTCTCGCTGCTCTGCTGCAACCGCGGGCCGTCGACCAACCT ATTCCATTTGACCTTGGTTATTACAGCAACGGTTTGCTGTTGGATGAT GTGGGCAATCGTCTATCTTGCGCAGCTGAAGCCACTGATCAACCCTATCCTAAGCGGCGAGTGA
- the LOC4337285 gene encoding protein NRT1/ PTR FAMILY 2.13 — MCEGGRAAASMARTASASRRQPETTSLAVDEAGGRASRRPRGWKAVGFMIGLYLAIAMALNAFAQPVTNYLIKRYNMKPNAATNVANVFSGTYSFSPVVGAFVADAFCGRFWTLLFGAVAAFVAMVVITLSATIRQLKPPSCSDVARQAGTCAGPSGLHRAVLYIGMALLVVATGGANPTSLPFGADQFDHDDASSGSSSNEADERRRRAEEPAGLKRFYNWYYVVTMMASFMALTFIAYIQDKVSWGLGFGIPTALVAATFAVFLAGTPLYVRVPAEGSIFSSVARVVVASCRKRRLTLPHPRDARQQEAVLYNPPVVVAAGTGTSRVFKLPLTLQLSFLNKAAIVTADADEIRPDGSPARPWSLCSVQQVEEVKCLVKIVPVWISGVMWFISVAELTNYTFLQALTMDLHMGRSFTIPPVSIAAIFNLAIVLFVPVYDLLVARAAQRVTGVEGGITVLQRQGVGVAISGLALVVAAVVERRRRASALDNGGTSPMSVFVLAPQLAVMGVSAAFNMIGQMEFYNTEFPDQMRTLANAAFYCAQGASSYLATAVVNVVNARTRRRGGGQGWVAEDINAGKLDHFYYAMAVFAAINFVYFLVCSYFYRYKGEPEVAAEDSPPATPEAVLLKH; from the exons ATGTGTGAGGGCGGAAGGGCAGCAGCATCCATGGCTCGCACGGCGAGCGCGTCCCGGCGACAGCCGGAGACGACCAGCCTCGCCGTGGATGAGGCCGGAGGCAGGGCGTCGCGGAGGCCGAGAGGATGGAAAGCCGTCGGGTTCATGATcg GGCTCTACCTGGCAATCGCCATGGCGTTGAACGCGTTCGCCCAGCCCGTCACCAACTACCTCATCAAACGTTACAACATGAAGCCGAATGCCGCAACAAACGTGGCCAACGTCTTCAGTGGCACCTACAGCTTCTCGCCGGTGGTCGGAGCCTTCGTCGCCGATGCGTTCTGCGGCAGGTTCTGGACCCTCTTGTTCGGAGCCGTCGCCGCCTTTGTT GCAATGGTGGTCATCACGCTATCGGCGACGATCCGTCAGCTCAAGCCACCGTCGTGCAGCGACGTGGCACGGCAAGCCGGCACGTGCGCGGGGCCGTCGGGCCTCCACCGCGCCGTGCTCTACATCGGCATGGCGCTGCTCGTCGTGGCCACGGGCGGCGCGAACCCGACCAGCCTGCCGTTCGGCGCGGACCAGTTCGACCACGACGACgcgagcagcggcagcagcagcaacgaaGCCGacgagcgacgacggcgcgccGAGGAGCCCGCGGGGCTCAAGCGCTTCTACAACTGGTACTACGTGGTCACCATGATGGCCTCGTTCATGGCGCTCACCTTCATCGCGTACATCCAGGACAAGGTGAGCTGGGGCCTCGGCTTCGGCATCCCCACGGCGCTCGtggccgccaccttcgccgtgTTCCTCGCCGGCACGCCGCTGTACGTCCGCGTGCCGGCCGAGGGCAGCATCTTCTCGAGCGTCGCGCGGGTGGTCGTCGCGTCGTGCCGGAAGCGGAGGCTCACGCTGCCTCACCCGCGCGACGCGCGGCAGCAGGAGGCCGTTCTGTACAATCctcccgtcgtcgtcgcagctGGAACGGGAACCAGCCGCGTCTTCAAGCTCCCACTCACGTTGCAGCTGAGCTTTCTGAACAAGGCGGCCATTGtaaccgccgacgccgacgagatACGGCCGGACGGATCTCCGGCGAGGCCGTGGAGCCTGTGCAGCGTGCAgcaggtggaggaggtgaaGTGCCTCGTCAAGATCGTCCCCGTGTGGATCTCCGGCGTGATGTGGTTCATCTCGGTGGCGGAGCTGACCAACTACACGTTCCTGCAGGCCCTGACCATGGACCTCCACATGGGCAGGAGCTTCACCATCCCGCCCGTGTCGATCGCCGCCATATTCAACCTCGCCATCGTGCTCTTCGTGCCGGTCTACGATCTGCTCGTCGCCCGCGCAGCGCAGCGCGTCACCGGGGTGGAGGGCGGCATCACGGTGCTGCAGAGGCAGGGCGTCGGCGTGGCGATCAGCGGCCTGGCGCTCGTGGTCGCGGCCGTCGTCGAGCGCAGGCGCCGGGCCTCCGCCTTGGACAACGGCGGGACGTCGCCGATGTCGGTGTTCGTGCTCGCGCCGCAGCTCGCCGTGATGGGCGTCTCGGCGGCGTTCAACATGATCGGGCAGATGGAGTTCTACAACACGGAGTTCCCGGACCAGATGCGCACGCTCGCCAACGCGGCGTTCTACTGCGCGCAGGGGGCGAGCAGCTACCTGGCCACGGCGGTTGTGAACGTCGTGAACGCgaggacgaggcggcgcggcggcgggcagggcTGGGTCGCCGAGGACATCAACGCCGGGAAGCTGGACCACTTCTACTACGCCATGGCCGTGTTCGCGGCGATCAACTTCGTCTACTTCCTCGTCTGCTCCTACTTCTACCGCTACAAGGGCGAGCCAGAGGTGGCGGCCGAGGACTCGCCACCGGCCACTCCAGAGGCCGTCCTCCTGAAGCACTAG
- the LOC107277463 gene encoding heavy metal-associated isoprenylated plant protein 43, protein MSKKTVLRVDTSCDKCKRKILQTVSGLQGVDKIDIDSEKGTMTVTGSADPVDVIERTRKAGKRAEVVTIGPPPASSSSSSSNPSTEQQQIKKQAPAAEEKVYTAAAEKRAPEPPATVYVHYIPASTWSAPAWPSYEYDQSVVYHQQDPPPACSIM, encoded by the exons ATGTCGAAGAAGACGGTGCTCAGGGTGGACACCTCCTGCGACAAATGCAAGCGCAAGATCCTGCAAACCGTCTCCGGCCTCCAAG GTGTTGACAAGATCGATATCGACTCGGAGAAGGGAACGATGACGGTGACCGGCAGCGCGGACCCGGTGGACGTGATCGAGCGGACGAGGAAGGCCGGGAAGCGCGCGGAAGTCGTGACCatcgggccgccgccggcgtcgtcgtcgtcgtcgtcgtccaacCCGTCGACGGAGCAGCAGCAGATCAAGAAGCAGGCGCCGGCGGCCGAGGAGAAGGTGTACACGGCGGCCGCGGAGAAGAGGGCGCCTGAGCCGCCGGCCACCGTGTACGTCCACTACATCCCCGCCTCGACGTGGTCGGCTCCGGCGTGGCCATCCTACGAGTACGACCAGAGCGTAGTCTACCACCAGCAGGATCCCCCTCCAGCTTGCTCCATCATGTAA